The window AGGAAAATAAAAGAGAGTTAATTACCTTTAATAGCCAAGCATTAGGATTCCTGCATGCGCGGGAATGACGATTCCTCCGTTAAAAAGAAAACGGATCGTGGGCGCAGCCTTGCCATCCTTCCAATCGCTAAGTCAACTCTGCCTGGTGTAGCCTGATCTGAATGCGAACAAATTTAGAAGCCGGCATATTCGATTCTTTCACCACATTATTGATAGAAATCAGCACATTGGCTTCGGGAAAATAGGTTACAGCATTACCCTGCGGAACGGCATAGGGAACAACCAGAAAAAGCCGGGCTACCCGCTCAATACCATCATCGAAGTTAAAGAGATCAACTTTATCTTCGGCTTTAAATCCCTGCCTGTCCATATCCTGCTGATTCATAAATACTACCCTCCGCTCATTTTTAATGCCCCGGTAACGATCTTCCAGACCGTAAATGGTGGTATTAAACTGATCGTGTGTTCGGGTGGTGGCCATCAGGTATTCATTTTCGGCCAAAATGTTTAATGGAACACCCGAAAGGGTAAATGCGGCCTTATCTCCTGCTATTCCGGTGATAAACTTTCCATCGCGGGCAGCATTGGGTAAATAAAAACCTCCTTTTTGCCTGATGCGTTCGTTATAATTTTCAAAACCGGGTATACACTTTTCAATTACATCGCGAATTTTATCATAATCATCTGCGTAGGCTTTCCAGTCTACCACCGATCTTTCGCCCAACGTTTCCATGGCCATCCTGCAAACAATATGCGTTTCGTTCAATAACTGATCGGAAACAGGCTTTAGTATTCCTTTTGAAGACTGCACAATCCCCATCGAGCTTTCTGTACTGATAAACTGAGCTACCCCGTTAATCATATCAATATCGCTGCGCGAGAGTGTAGGCAGAATCAATGCTTCTTCTCCGTGCACCAAATGACTCCGGTTCAGCTTGGTAGAAACATGTACCGATAGCCTGAGCTTACGCAAAGCCTCGGCTGTAAAAGTGGTGTCGGGCGTAGCCGATAAAAAGTTGCCGCCCATGGCAAAAAGCAATTTAACGTCCTGTTTGTGCATGGCCTTAATGGCACTTACCACATTATAACCGTGGGCTCTGGGTGGTTCGAAACCAAAAACATCCCTGATCCTATCCAGTTGCTGCTGCGTTGGCCTTTCGTTAATGAGCATGGTACGGTTTCCCTGTACGTTGCTGTGTCCCCTTACCGGACATACTCCTGCTCCTGGCTTGCCAATGCTTCCTTTCAGCAGCAGGATGTTTACAATTTCGCGAATCATATCCACACCATTGGGTTGTTGGGTAAGCCCCATGCCCCAGGCAAATATAATCCGTTTTTTATGGGCCAGTATTTCTACTGCTGCTTCAATTTCGGCCACAGATAATCCGGCAGCTGCAGCAAGTTCATCGAGTTGGTAATTTTCAAACTGCGCAAGATAAGCCCCAGCTCCACTGGTTTTCTCATTAATAAATTCATGGTCGAAAACCAGACCGGGTGTAAGCGCTTCTTCGCGTGCCAGCAGCAGGCCTATCGCTTTCAGCAAGGCCATATCGCCATTTATTTTTACAGGCAGGTAAAGATCCGAGTAATGTTCGCCAATGCCCAATATGCCGTTCAGGGCTTGTGGATTACGGAACCCCATCAGCCCGGCCTCTGGCAGCGGGTTAATGGCAATAATTTTTGCACCGTTGTTTTTTCCTTTTTGCAAGGCAGTCATCATACGTGGTGCATTGGTTCCGGGATTATGGCCAATCACCACAATCACCTCTGCCTGATAAAAATCATCGAGTTTTACCGTCCCTTTTCCGATACCAATGGTTGGTAAGAGTGCCGTACCCGAGGTTTCGTGGCACATGTTAGAACAATCGGGCATATTGTTGGTACCAAATTCTTTTGCAAAAAGCTGGTATAGGAATGAGGTTTCATTACTGGTACGTCCGGAGGTGTAAAAAATAGCCTCGTTTGGAGAATCGAGTGCATTTAAATGCGCAGCTATTTTTTTAAAGGCAGCATCCCAGCTAATGGGCTGATAATGTGCGCCTCCTTTTGGTAACAACATGGGCGAAGTAAGCCGTCCCTTTTTCCCTATTTCAAAATCGGTTAACTCTGCCAGGTCTACAACCGAATTTTCGGCAAAGAATGCTTCGGTAACTTTTTTCGAAGTAGCTTCTTCAGCCAGTGCTTTTACGCCGTTTTCGCAATATTCACCAATTGGCGAACGTTCATCATCCGGATCGGGCCATGCACAACTGGGACAATCGAAGCCACCATTCTGGTTCATGCTAAATAAAGCGCGCGTACCGCGAAATGGAATTCCTTCCTCTATCAGGTCGCCGAAAGCAGCCACCACCCCGGGAATTCCCGCAGCCCAGGTTTTGGCCGGCGTATATTTCAGATTCAGTAATTTCTCCGGATTTTCGGGATTGGGCACTACTTTTAGCTTTTTCATTTGTTCTGACTCAAAAGTGGGTTGGGATATTGATCGCGCTGGTCTTCTTCTACATTGTCTAAACAGGTAAAATCTTTCTCGAGCAAAATACTGAGTGCACCTGACGTTCCTTTGTAACCAACCTTATCTGTCGATTTCCATTCGGCGAGCCAGGCTTCCGGAAACCTGAGGTTAATTTCATCACCAATAAAGTTAGCCGAAAGGGCATCATCGGCCGTACAGCTAATGCTATAAATGAGCTTACGGTTACCAAAATCTACGGTTTCAGACAAATTGCTTTGGGCAGAAAGGCCTTCTACTTCGGGGCGCGTTAACCTGTATCTGATAAAATTGCCTTTAATTCGTATTTTCATGTCTGTATTATTTAATGCGCTGGGCGCCTGTATAAATGTTAAAATTTCTGCCCCTAAGGAAACCGATTAGGGTAATATTGCATTCGATGGCCAGCTCAACAGCCAGGCTGGATGGTGCACCAATGGCCGCAATAGTGGCGATGCCTGCCATGGCTGCCTTTTGTACCAATTCAAAGCTTGCCCTGCCGCTAAGCAATAAAATATGCTCCCTAAGCGGTAACAAACCTTCGGTAAAGGCCTTTCCAATCAACTTATCGAGGGCATTATGCCGCCCTACATCTTCTTTTAAATCAAGCAGCTCCCCCGGCTATTAAAAAGGCCGCAGGCATGCAGTCCGCCTGTTGCCGAAAACAAATCTTGCTGACTTTGCATGATAGCGGGCAACTGCAAAAGGATCTCACCATCGATACAGCCCTGGTAAATGGTTGCTGCTGCGAAAGGCTGCCGGGTACGAATGGCTGCAATAGAAGATTTTCCGCAAACACCACAACTGGATGTGGTGTAAAAATTGCGTTCGCTAGCCGATAAATCCGGGATCTCGCCAGATTTTAGTTCCAGTGTTATGATATTCTCACGACCTTCGCCGCATACAAATACTTCCGATTTTTGCAATTCTGCATCGCAGTTTATAATTCCCTCGGTAAACAGGAAACCTTTGGCCAGTTCCTCGTCATTTCCGGGTGTGCGCATGGTTACAGAAATACTGTTTAACACCTGCTGTCCCCCTTTGCTACCTGTAAGCCTGATTTCCAAGGGTTCTTCGATAGCCAGCAGATCGTGATGTTCGTGCCCCACCCCGTCTTGTACCTTTTTAATGGCTACATTTCCGGTATAGGCAGTTTGAGGTGCGCTTTGAAGGGAAACATCAGAAAGTGATTTCATGTTAGCTTAATTTGCGGTAAAAAACTGGCATTAGCTACTGGAAAGCTTTATTTTATGGCTACCATTGCTTTTTACTAAGGTAGATATTCTCCATTGATTTTTCTAAACACCTGGCGGTGTAAGGAGGTTAAAAATAAGGTTTCGTTGTAAATAATTCACCACCTTAGACAGGCTCAGGATGACAACCGTGTTGAGTTGGGAGTGGTGAGTTTGGACTGGCTTAAACTATGGGTTTGGCACTAATGAACCAAAATACTAACCTTAAGCAGGAAATTTTTCCTGTAAACGCGCGATGGTTTCGCTCATCATTTTCTTTAACACTTCGATATCAATATCGGCCAGCTTATTAACGTAAATACAGCCTTTACCCATTTTAAACTTACCTAATTCTTTAAGCAAAGCTTCGTTTACAGGGGTCCCCATGTAAACGTATAGGGAAATGGCTGCTTTCCGTGGCGAAAAACCAACCAGGGGCCAGTCGCCCTCCTGTTTGCTCCGCTCCGATTTGTAATGATAAGTGCCAAAACCAATCATACTGGCGCCCCACATTTTAGCTTCGTAACCTGTATAATCTTCCATAATTTTTAACAGTTCGAAACCATCTTTGCGCCTTTGTTCGGTTTCGGCAAACGTATTGATAAAATCGGTTACACTTGCATCGTTGAGGGTGGTTTTAATAGCAGCCATATACAGTGATTTTTTTTACGAGTATAAACAAAATTATAAGCAATAAGTGGTAATTCAATGACCAATGTTTAATTCCCCCTTTGACTACGCTCAGGGTGACAAGCGCGGTGAGTTGGGAGCGTTGAGTTTGGAGTTGGGACAGGGTTAAACTATGGGTTGGCACTAATGAACAAATGACGAATGAACCAGTGAACCAACTAACAAATTACTTACAATTGAGTATAAAAAATTTGTAGTTTATTATTTAGTTTTGAGATAACCAAACACTTACAGATTTATTTTAGGTCCCCATAAACTAAATTAGCTCAAAATGTCCCACTTCAGTCCCCAACCCTTACTTCCCGTTAGCAGTGCTAGCCGGCACAGTGATCTTGTTCGGATTTCCTGCTCTGCCATAACCAATTTGCCGGCATAAGGAAGCTAACTTTAATTTTTAACGGTTCAATACAAACCAGATCATCCATAGCTGGTTACCGGGATTGAGGCTTAGGCTCTTCATTTTCAATTGCTTTCAAACCTATTCTAAAAAAGAATAAAACATACAACTTATGACTACAGAAAATTACGACGTAATTGTCATCGGTGGTGGGGCTATTGGCCTGGCTACCGCCTACCAGCTAGGTAAACGAAAGGCTAAAACCCTGGTACTCGAGCAGTTTACCTTCGTTAACCAACTTGGAAGCTCAGCAGGCGTATCGCGTCAATTCCGCATTCCCTACCCTGACGAGTACATGGTACAAATGGCTCTAGATGCACAACCCTACTGGGATGAGCTGGAAAGAGAAACGGGCACCTCGCTACTGGATAAGGTAGGCACATTGTGGTTTGGCGACCCGGCAGTACACTCAACCGAAGGTAACATTGCCGAGGCCGAAGAAGCCCTGAAAGCTTTAAACGTTCCGTACACCACTTTAACGGCCAAAGAAATTGAAGAAAAATACTACTTCAAGAACCTGCCCGAAACTTATACAGGACTTTTTCAACCCGATGGCGCGAGCATTAATTTTAAAGCTACTATTGAAACGCTGTTAAGTTTGTGCCAGAAACAGGAAACAGTCGAACTGAAAGAGAACTCTCCTGTACTCAAAATCAATCAGATGGGAAAACTTTTCGAAATTGAAACACCTAACGGCATTTACATTACCGAAAAGCTATCCATTATTCCCGGTCCATACATTAACAGTGTAATTAACCTGCTCGATTTTAAGATCGAAGCTACGTACTGGAATATGTCGTCGGCTTACTTTAAAAAAACCGATCCTACCATACAATACCCTACCTGGTTTGTGTTTCAAAATGCAGATAACCAAAACGGCAACCAGTTTTATGGTTTCCCCTCGGTAGACTGGGATCACCCTGAATATATTCGCGTAGCACCCGATTTCGTAATTACGCCTTTAAATGAACCAAACGAAAGGACTTTAATTCCAAATCAGCAAGAGCTGGGTTATACGGCCGAATGGGTAAAAGATCACATGACAGGCTTAAGCACAGAGCCCGAATATACCTCAACCTGCTTAATTGCGCTGAGTACCATCCCTAACAAAGAACTGTTAATTGATTTTGCACCGAGCTATGTGCCCAATCATAAAAATATTGTGTTATACGCCACAGGTTGGGCCGCAAAGTTTACCCCTTTTCTGGGTAAAATTATGTCTGATCTGGTACTGGACGGATACACCGATTTCGACATTACTCCTTTCCAACTGGGACAAAAATTCTTTAAAGCACTCTAAAACTACCTCATTATGAACAAAAACACACCTTTAAACACGGGCATGCAGCCCGATTTAAAAACTGAAGTCGCCATTATTGGTGCCGGCACATCGGGTTTGTACACAGCTTACCGTTTGGTAACCGATCAAAAATACAATGCCAGCCAGGTTCAGATTTTTGACATGAACGATAAACTGGGCGGCAGACTTGAATCGGTAATTATGCCAGGTATGAATTTCTGGGGCGAGCTTGGTGGTATGCGTTACCTCACTTCGCAGCAAATTGTAACCACTTTAATTGAGGGTTATCCGCTTAGCGAAAAAGATCCGGCCAAACGTACACCTGTACTTAAAGATAAAATGACACCCGTTCCCTTTCCGATGGGCAATCCTTCTGAATTGTTATTCTACCTACGTAAGCAACATTTTAAGCAGGATGCCTGGAATGTGGCGCAACGCTATGGCGAAAAGCTAACTACCCGGTACTACCTCAATGACGATGATTTGGGTTTCAGCTCTGATCAGCTGTTCAATAAAATTATTTACGATGTGCTAATGGCCGATCCATGGGTAGCCAAAACCTATGGCGACAAGATTATTAAAGGTACTGGTATTTATGATTATTCTTTTGAGTTAACAAGTCGCGATTGGGATAACATTAAACCGAAACTGGTGTACAATTTCCCTAACTCACCTTACGATAAACGTTTGGTGAACGATCTGGGTTTCTGGAATTTAATTAAAGATCAGGTTTCGCAAGAGGGTTACGAATTTTTAGCCAATGCAGGCGGTTATTATTCAAATACCATTAACTGGAATTCGGCCGAAGCTTTTCCGTACATGGTTGGAGATTTCTCGGCCGGCACCATTTACAAAACCATCGAAGAGGGTTATGATAGCATTGCATATGCGGTAGCCAATGCCTATACCGATCATGATGGCGCTTGTATATGGGCGAAAAATAAGCTGCTCACTTTTACCAAAACGCATCCGTTCATCCACACGCATAAATACGAGCTTACTTTCTTAAACATCGAAACCAATACCAAATGGAAAGTGTATGCCAACACCCTTGTACTGGCCATGCCCCGGAAATCGCTGGAACTCTTAGATCAGGATAATTTCTTTTTCGATATTAACGAAAATTCGGTACTGAACAACAATATCCGTTCGGTAATTATGGAACCGGCCTTTAAAATATTAATGGGCTTTACTTACCCATGGTGGAAAGACCTTGGCATTGATTCGGGTCACTCGATTACCGATTTACCAATGCGCCAATGCTATTATTTTGGTACCGATCTGCAAACCAATAACTCGATGTTGCTGGGCAGCTATGGCGATATGGAAACGGAAACTTTCTGGAAAGCACTTACCGATGATAAATTGCTTTTCAAAGTAAAACCGGCCAAATCGGCTTCGCTGAAAGAACTGCACCAACTGGATAGTGTGCAGGCTACCAAACTGATGGTTGATGAGTTGATGAGCCAGTTGCGCGAACTGCACGGCGCGCAGGTAACCATTCCCGAGCCTTATGTAACCTATTTCAGAGATTGGACCGACGAGCCTTTTGGCGCAGGCTACCATGCGTGGAAAGCGGGCTACTCGGTTGAAAATGTAATGCCTTATATGCGCAAACCGGTAGCAGATGAGCAGATTCACATTATTGGTGAGGCTTATTCTGATCAGCAAGGCTGGGTTGAGGGTGCTTTCTGTGTAGCCGAGCTGATGTTACAGGATTATTTCGGCCTCAAACGCCCGGTTTGGTTAGATAAGGATTATTATTTGGGTTGGTAATGGAGGGGAATGATCAAGGAGCAATAACCAAGTACCAATAATCAAAAACCAAATACCAATGATCAAAAAACAATAATCAAGTACCAATAATCGAGAAGGTGTTCAGCGTTTGATGTTGAGCGCCTTCTTCTGCTTAACAGCTTTTTTTTTTAATTTCCTTATCCATCTAATTGCTATCCTTTGTCCTACCGATTGATGCGATAACCATCTGATTTGTTTTATAAGTCTGGCAGCCTACAAATAAAAATACAGTAGGCACATAAAATATTTTTTTCTTATTTATATAATTTAATAATGCAAAGCTTATGAAAGCTTTGCATTATTAAATAGGATATGATAAACCTGATGATTAAAAAATATAAAAACCAGGCTTGGTCATGGCTTAAAAATATTTTGTGACAAATTTTCGTGTGCCTAAAAAACTGTCACAAAAATTTTGGGCACAAAAGTGTGTGCAAGATTTAAAAAAAGTAAAAATTGGCCACAATAAAAACGTACACCATGCCGCTTAAAAACTATGGCTTAGTACAAATGAACGAATGACGAATGAACCAACGAGTGAATGAACTAAATAATCAATATCTTAACCAAAATCTAATATTATGATCTCCATACCACGCATTGCCAATTTCAACAACTTATTAAGAGAGAAGGGACTTACCTTAATTTGTGCTGAAAGCATTACCGCAGGCTTATTATCAAGTACTATCGCTTCAGTTTCTGGCGCCTCATCTATATTAAAAGGCAGTATTGTAACTTACGATGCTACGGTAAAAACGAAAGTACTGGGAGTTGATGAACAAATTATAGCAGATCATACAGCCGAATCTGAAGAAACAACTTTTGCCATGTGCGTGGGTTTAAGAAAACTATATCCCGATACCGCTATTGCGGTTGCCGTTACAGGCGTGGCCTCACTACCTACAACCGAATATTTTATAGATAAAGAGGTTGGTCAAATTTATGTTTCTATCTGGTATAAAGCATTTCATCATTTCGAAACGGTAATTAGGGCCAATGAAACTGATGATCAGCGAAATGAAATCCGCGAAAAAGCAGTGGAATTTATTTTAGGAAAAATTGAGGAGATTGTGGGTGTTTAAGGGGCTGGGCAAATTATTCTAACCGCAAAGCACGCAGAGAGGAAGGTGCAGAGGGCGCTAAGTAAGATATAATGAATAATATCAGTACATCTGTGGCTGTTTTAAACCAAATCATAAAGCCAATTCATGATTGATTGATTGATTGATACCATGCTTAATAATCTTAACTTCTCCTATGATAAATAATTAAACCATTAAGCAATTAACTTAAAAGTGATGTGATTAGATAAAGGTATCACTTAAACGACCAGTTACAGCTTCAAGCACTTCGAATGCAGTTTCGGCCATTTTATTGCCTTTGTTATCGAGTAAAGGGTTAACCTCGGCCACTTCTAAACAAGCAACCTTGCCAGAATCGATTATCTGGTTAATAATTTCGATTATCTCGTACTGGTCGAACCCTTTGGCAACGGGTGTACCTGTACCATAAGAAATCAGATCGCAATCCATGCTGTCTACATCAAACGAAATATAAATGAGCTTGCAGGCAGAGAGTTTCGTTAGGGCTTCTTCTACACAGGTAGCCAGGCCACGGTACCGTACTTCTTCTGCCCGGTAATTGCGAATCCCTTCTTGCTGCATTAACCAGTCTTCGGCCTGCTCGGTATCGCGCACTCCGAAATATACCAGATGTTCGGGTTTAAGTTTAGGAGCTGGAGTACCAATGGCTTTCATACGGCCCCAATGAGTTAGGGTTTCGCCGCTTATTTCATTAATGTGCCACGCAGGATTATCGTTAGCCAGGGCAGCAGCAAGTGGCATGCCGTGAATGTTACCCGAAGGCGAAGTGTAGGGCGAATGCAGATCGGCATGTGCATCGATCCATACCACCCCCAGGGTTTGATCGGGGTAAGCAGCTTTTATACCACTTATAGTGCCTAGGGCAGAAGAATGATCGCCTGAAAACACGAGTGGAAAATGGCCATGGGTCAGGGTTTGTGCTACTGTTTCGGCCAGTCGCGTGCATTGCTGCAACACCTGACCAATACGTTTGGCAAAGGCATTACGGTCTTTATCGTAAATAGATTCGTTGTGGGTTTCTACATCAACAAAAGGAAAGCTGTTAAAATAATCGCTACCCTTGTTAATGGCTGCAATTTCGATGGCATCGATCCCCATATCCGAACCGCGTGTGCCGGCACCAATGTCTGACCGGTTTTTAACGAGTTTAATGGTACGTGCTTCGGGGTTAATCAACTTGTTCTCCATTTATGAATATCTGGTTATGGCTGCAAAGTAAGTAAAATGAGTTGGAAAGCGAAGTGAGAATTGGAAGTTAAAATAAGACAGTTGCTTTTTTATTTTAAGTGCAATTTTAACCGTAAAGCACACAGAGAAAAAGCGCCGAGGCACCAAAGCGTATGGTTTATGACAAATCCACTAGTAAAACGATCCGTGTATTCTGAGAATCCGTGGCTATTTTAACTAAGTAAAATATAACTAATAACATCTGTGCATCCGTGGCTATTTGCTAACGAAATTATACTCCTATGCTGTAATTCTTTTGCCCAATATGGTCAGGCTTTTTTCTACGCCATCTAAAACGGCGATATCAGGAAGTTGCCCCCATTGCTCGAAACCAAATTGCTGAAACAGGCGCAGGCTGGGTGTATTGTGCGAGAATATAAAACCAATGAGGGTCTTGATGCCGTAATTGGGCGCCTGGCTTATGCAGTACTCTAAAATCCTTTTACCAAGACCTTTACCCCTGCTTTCAGTATCGATGTAAATGCTGATCTCGACAGTGGCCTGGTAAGCTGGCCTGCCGTAAAAAGATTGAAAGCTTACCCAAGCCAGCGTACAGTTTTGAGTATCTTCTACTACCCATAGCGGCCTGGTGCTATCGTGCTCA is drawn from Pedobacter sp. HDW13 and contains these coding sequences:
- a CDS encoding CinA family protein, whose amino-acid sequence is MISIPRIANFNNLLREKGLTLICAESITAGLLSSTIASVSGASSILKGSIVTYDATVKTKVLGVDEQIIADHTAESEETTFAMCVGLRKLYPDTAIAVAVTGVASLPTTEYFIDKEVGQIYVSIWYKAFHHFETVIRANETDDQRNEIREKAVEFILGKIEEIVGV
- a CDS encoding GNAT family N-acetyltransferase, with amino-acid sequence MDALKFRTATRNDLPRIVEIYNTTVPTRLATADTEPVSVASREQWFNEHDSTRPLWVVEDTQNCTLAWVSFQSFYGRPAYQATVEISIYIDTESRGKGLGKRILEYCISQAPNYGIKTLIGFIFSHNTPSLRLFQQFGFEQWGQLPDIAVLDGVEKSLTILGKRITA
- a CDS encoding FAD-dependent oxidoreductase, which codes for MNKNTPLNTGMQPDLKTEVAIIGAGTSGLYTAYRLVTDQKYNASQVQIFDMNDKLGGRLESVIMPGMNFWGELGGMRYLTSQQIVTTLIEGYPLSEKDPAKRTPVLKDKMTPVPFPMGNPSELLFYLRKQHFKQDAWNVAQRYGEKLTTRYYLNDDDLGFSSDQLFNKIIYDVLMADPWVAKTYGDKIIKGTGIYDYSFELTSRDWDNIKPKLVYNFPNSPYDKRLVNDLGFWNLIKDQVSQEGYEFLANAGGYYSNTINWNSAEAFPYMVGDFSAGTIYKTIEEGYDSIAYAVANAYTDHDGACIWAKNKLLTFTKTHPFIHTHKYELTFLNIETNTKWKVYANTLVLAMPRKSLELLDQDNFFFDINENSVLNNNIRSVIMEPAFKILMGFTYPWWKDLGIDSGHSITDLPMRQCYYFGTDLQTNNSMLLGSYGDMETETFWKALTDDKLLFKVKPAKSASLKELHQLDSVQATKLMVDELMSQLRELHGAQVTIPEPYVTYFRDWTDEPFGAGYHAWKAGYSVENVMPYMRKPVADEQIHIIGEAYSDQQGWVEGAFCVAELMLQDYFGLKRPVWLDKDYYLGW
- a CDS encoding DUF1801 domain-containing protein, whose protein sequence is MAAIKTTLNDASVTDFINTFAETEQRRKDGFELLKIMEDYTGYEAKMWGASMIGFGTYHYKSERSKQEGDWPLVGFSPRKAAISLYVYMGTPVNEALLKELGKFKMGKGCIYVNKLADIDIEVLKKMMSETIARLQEKFPA
- a CDS encoding FdhF/YdeP family oxidoreductase, with protein sequence MKKLKVVPNPENPEKLLNLKYTPAKTWAAGIPGVVAAFGDLIEEGIPFRGTRALFSMNQNGGFDCPSCAWPDPDDERSPIGEYCENGVKALAEEATSKKVTEAFFAENSVVDLAELTDFEIGKKGRLTSPMLLPKGGAHYQPISWDAAFKKIAAHLNALDSPNEAIFYTSGRTSNETSFLYQLFAKEFGTNNMPDCSNMCHETSGTALLPTIGIGKGTVKLDDFYQAEVIVVIGHNPGTNAPRMMTALQKGKNNGAKIIAINPLPEAGLMGFRNPQALNGILGIGEHYSDLYLPVKINGDMALLKAIGLLLAREEALTPGLVFDHEFINEKTSGAGAYLAQFENYQLDELAAAAGLSVAEIEAAVEILAHKKRIIFAWGMGLTQQPNGVDMIREIVNILLLKGSIGKPGAGVCPVRGHSNVQGNRTMLINERPTQQQLDRIRDVFGFEPPRAHGYNVVSAIKAMHKQDVKLLFAMGGNFLSATPDTTFTAEALRKLRLSVHVSTKLNRSHLVHGEEALILPTLSRSDIDMINGVAQFISTESSMGIVQSSKGILKPVSDQLLNETHIVCRMAMETLGERSVVDWKAYADDYDKIRDVIEKCIPGFENYNERIRQKGGFYLPNAARDGKFITGIAGDKAAFTLSGVPLNILAENEYLMATTRTHDQFNTTIYGLEDRYRGIKNERRVVFMNQQDMDRQGFKAEDKVDLFNFDDGIERVARLFLVVPYAVPQGNAVTYFPEANVLISINNVVKESNMPASKFVRIQIRLHQAELT
- a CDS encoding arginase; amino-acid sequence: MENKLINPEARTIKLVKNRSDIGAGTRGSDMGIDAIEIAAINKGSDYFNSFPFVDVETHNESIYDKDRNAFAKRIGQVLQQCTRLAETVAQTLTHGHFPLVFSGDHSSALGTISGIKAAYPDQTLGVVWIDAHADLHSPYTSPSGNIHGMPLAAALANDNPAWHINEISGETLTHWGRMKAIGTPAPKLKPEHLVYFGVRDTEQAEDWLMQQEGIRNYRAEEVRYRGLATCVEEALTKLSACKLIYISFDVDSMDCDLISYGTGTPVAKGFDQYEIIEIINQIIDSGKVACLEVAEVNPLLDNKGNKMAETAFEVLEAVTGRLSDTFI
- a CDS encoding FAD-dependent oxidoreductase; this translates as MTTENYDVIVIGGGAIGLATAYQLGKRKAKTLVLEQFTFVNQLGSSAGVSRQFRIPYPDEYMVQMALDAQPYWDELERETGTSLLDKVGTLWFGDPAVHSTEGNIAEAEEALKALNVPYTTLTAKEIEEKYYFKNLPETYTGLFQPDGASINFKATIETLLSLCQKQETVELKENSPVLKINQMGKLFEIETPNGIYITEKLSIIPGPYINSVINLLDFKIEATYWNMSSAYFKKTDPTIQYPTWFVFQNADNQNGNQFYGFPSVDWDHPEYIRVAPDFVITPLNEPNERTLIPNQQELGYTAEWVKDHMTGLSTEPEYTSTCLIALSTIPNKELLIDFAPSYVPNHKNIVLYATGWAAKFTPFLGKIMSDLVLDGYTDFDITPFQLGQKFFKAL